Proteins encoded together in one Oceanobacillus iheyensis HTE831 window:
- a CDS encoding acyl-CoA dehydrogenase family protein has translation MSETKEKIFKGGAFLVEDITGEDIITPEDFTDEHKMIAKTTEDFVLGEVVPKIDNLENHEFEHSVDLLKKAGDLGLLGADVPEQYGGLALDKISSSLITEKFSRAGGFSVTHGAHVGIGSLPIVFFGNDEQKENYLPKLATGELLAAYALTEPSSGSDALGAKTTAKLNDAGTHYILNGEKQWITNSAFADVFIVYAKIDGEHFTAFIVEREFPGVSTGPEEKKMGIKSSSTRTLVLEDAEVPIENLLGEKGRGHVIAFNILNVGRYKLAVGGVGGSKRAIELAAKYTNERKQFNTPISSFNLTKEKLATMAAGIYANESSVYRTVGLFEQRMGALTDEQLKDGREVARSIAEYQIECSMTKYMATELLDYVVDEAVQMHGGYGFMQEYEVERAYRDSRINRIFEGTNEINRLLVPGTLIKKAIKGELPLLQKAQGLQEELMMMMPEEVGTEALEQEKYLLKNAKKMVLLGAGLAAQKYGQKLENEQEILVNLANMVAEVFNMESAILRTEKAISKVGEEKSKQKLLYTEVYAQEAFNRIEAEAKDILVTVEDGDTLRMMLSSLRKLTRHTPVNVVKKKREIAALIIEEEKYVI, from the coding sequence ATGAGTGAAACAAAAGAAAAAATATTTAAAGGTGGAGCATTTTTAGTAGAGGATATAACAGGAGAAGACATTATTACTCCAGAAGATTTTACAGATGAGCACAAGATGATAGCGAAAACTACAGAAGATTTTGTATTAGGAGAAGTTGTCCCGAAAATTGATAATCTGGAGAACCATGAGTTTGAGCATTCTGTTGATTTATTGAAAAAAGCAGGCGATCTAGGATTACTTGGAGCAGATGTACCTGAACAATATGGTGGTCTGGCTTTAGATAAAATCAGTTCTTCTTTAATTACAGAGAAGTTTTCTCGTGCAGGTGGGTTCTCTGTAACACACGGGGCACATGTTGGAATAGGTTCTTTGCCTATTGTGTTTTTCGGTAATGATGAACAAAAAGAAAATTATTTACCGAAACTTGCAACAGGAGAGCTGTTGGCAGCATATGCATTAACGGAACCTAGCTCTGGTTCAGACGCATTAGGAGCAAAAACAACTGCAAAATTAAATGACGCAGGTACACATTATATTCTTAATGGTGAAAAACAATGGATTACAAACTCTGCATTTGCTGATGTATTCATAGTTTATGCAAAAATTGACGGAGAACATTTTACAGCATTTATTGTAGAAAGAGAATTTCCAGGCGTATCTACTGGACCAGAAGAAAAGAAAATGGGAATTAAGAGTTCCTCTACTCGTACGCTAGTATTGGAAGACGCTGAAGTTCCGATAGAAAACTTATTAGGAGAAAAAGGAAGAGGTCATGTTATCGCATTTAATATCTTAAATGTTGGTCGTTATAAACTTGCGGTAGGTGGCGTTGGCGGATCCAAGCGCGCCATTGAATTAGCTGCAAAGTATACAAATGAAAGAAAACAATTTAACACTCCTATTTCAAGCTTTAATCTAACAAAAGAGAAACTTGCTACAATGGCAGCAGGTATTTATGCAAACGAAAGTTCAGTTTATCGTACAGTTGGATTATTTGAACAACGTATGGGAGCATTGACAGATGAACAATTAAAAGACGGGAGAGAAGTTGCTCGTTCCATTGCTGAATATCAAATTGAATGCTCTATGACAAAATATATGGCTACTGAACTATTAGATTATGTGGTTGATGAAGCTGTACAAATGCATGGCGGTTATGGATTTATGCAAGAATATGAAGTAGAACGTGCGTATCGTGATTCTCGTATTAACCGTATATTTGAAGGTACAAATGAAATTAACCGTCTGTTAGTCCCTGGCACACTAATAAAGAAAGCGATAAAAGGTGAGTTGCCATTATTACAAAAAGCACAAGGCCTTCAAGAAGAATTAATGATGATGATGCCTGAAGAAGTAGGAACAGAAGCACTAGAACAAGAGAAATATTTACTAAAAAATGCGAAGAAAATGGTTTTACTTGGAGCTGGATTGGCAGCGCAAAAATACGGCCAAAAATTAGAAAATGAACAAGAAATCCTTGTTAATCTTGCTAATATGGTTGCAGAAGTTTTTAATATGGAATCTGCCATTTTACGTACAGAAAAGGCAATATCTAAAGTTGGGGAAGAAAAATCGAAACAAAAGTTATTATATACAGAAGTTTATGCACAAGAAGCATTTAATCGTATTGAAGCAGAAGCGAAAGATATTCTTGTAACGGTAGAGGATGGCGATACACTACGAATGATGCTTTCATCATTACGTAAATTAACGCGTCATACACCAGTTAATGTTGTAAAGAAAAAACGTGAAATAGCAGCTCTAATTATTGAAGAAGAGAAATATGTAATTTAA
- a CDS encoding acetyl-CoA C-acetyltransferase produces the protein MKEAVIVAGARTPVGKANKGSLANVRPDDLAALTIKETLKRAGNYDGNIDDVIIGCATPEAEQGMNMARNVAGLAGLKNDVPGITINRYCSSGLQSIAYGAERIMVGASDAIIAGGAESMSMLPMGGHVLKPNPKLVESAPGYYMGMGHTAEEVANRFNISREDQDAFAVQSHQRAAKALEEGKFDDEIVPVEVSQRLVGQNNKVEEKSFIFDQDEGVRAGTTSEILSKLRPAFHVKGSVTAGNASQMSDGAASVLLMERGKAEAEGLTPLLKFRSFAVAGVEPEIMGVGPVEAIPKALKIAGLELSDIGLFELNEAFASQSLRVIQALDLNMDKVNVNGGAIALGHPLGCTGTKLTLSLMHEMKRRNEQFGVVTMCIGGGMGAAGVFELL, from the coding sequence GTGAAGGAAGCAGTTATTGTTGCTGGTGCGAGAACACCAGTAGGAAAAGCAAATAAAGGTTCACTAGCAAATGTTCGTCCAGATGATTTAGCTGCATTAACAATAAAAGAAACATTAAAGCGCGCTGGAAATTACGATGGGAATATAGATGATGTCATTATCGGATGTGCAACTCCGGAAGCAGAACAAGGAATGAACATGGCAAGAAATGTGGCGGGACTTGCAGGACTGAAAAATGATGTTCCCGGAATTACAATAAATCGCTATTGCTCTTCAGGGTTACAAAGTATTGCTTACGGTGCTGAAAGAATTATGGTTGGTGCAAGTGATGCGATTATTGCTGGTGGAGCAGAGTCAATGAGTATGTTGCCTATGGGAGGGCATGTACTTAAGCCGAATCCTAAACTTGTAGAAAGTGCTCCAGGTTATTACATGGGTATGGGGCACACAGCAGAAGAAGTAGCAAATCGATTTAACATTTCGAGAGAGGATCAAGATGCTTTTGCAGTACAAAGTCATCAACGAGCAGCCAAAGCACTGGAAGAAGGCAAGTTTGACGATGAAATTGTTCCTGTTGAAGTAAGTCAACGACTTGTTGGTCAGAATAATAAAGTAGAAGAGAAAAGTTTCATTTTTGATCAGGATGAAGGGGTACGTGCAGGAACAACTTCTGAAATTTTAAGTAAATTACGACCTGCTTTTCATGTGAAGGGATCTGTAACTGCAGGGAATGCTTCACAAATGAGTGATGGAGCTGCTTCAGTACTATTAATGGAAAGAGGAAAAGCAGAAGCGGAGGGTCTAACTCCACTATTGAAGTTTCGATCTTTTGCAGTTGCTGGTGTAGAACCTGAAATTATGGGAGTAGGACCAGTGGAAGCCATTCCAAAAGCCTTGAAAATAGCTGGACTAGAATTATCTGATATTGGGTTGTTTGAATTAAACGAAGCTTTTGCTTCCCAATCTTTACGTGTAATTCAAGCTTTAGATTTAAATATGGATAAAGTGAATGTAAATGGTGGAGCAATTGCCTTGGGTCATCCTTTGGGCTGTACAGGAACGAAGCTTACATTATCATTAATGCATGAAATGAAACGAAGAAATGAACAGTTTGGTGTTGTTACGATGTGTATTGGCGGTGGTATGGGTGCTGCTGGGGTATTTGAATTACTTTAA